The DNA segment TGCATATGCTTATTGTTATTttgttattaaattattttgacgCAGGACAGTTATGAGTTAGTGTTAAAGAAAaatttagatttaagtattttcaATGACGGTCTCGTGACAAtgagttttaatgattttatgtttttaacCTTTTATGTTGTTTATTTCATTATGATAGTTTTATGTTTGGTTTCACGAATGTTTAAAAAATCTTTTTCGCACTAAGTTTAATTTATTGAAACTCATGTTTCGTTTGATTTCTTAAGATTTTAATTGTCTGTTCAGGTTTGCTATGTAAGTAGTAGGTTGGCATGCCTGTATATAAATCGGTCGTTGATTTAGGGTTGTATCttttgtttcaaatattttatgcacGTAAGAGTCATTAGATTTAAAAACTGTTATTTACATGGATTTTAATTTCAGTCATGATTTATTGAAATTGCAAATGCGATGCACGTCCTGCACTGTtgtatttgaaaaattttcccACATTTTTTCGTGCCTTAATTCTTGAAAATGTCTAAAAATATGGGACGTCACAGTTTGAAAGATGGAATAGCTAAACCCAACCCAAATGATCGAAATACCTATTATCATATTCAAGGGAACAGTCGTTCCCATTGAAATAAACATTCGCATTTCAATGGGAAAACAAAAAATGAGAATGAGGTTGTGAATATTTATTCCATTTAATATAGCTTGCTTTGATTTTTGGGAGTAGACGTAGGCAAACCATTGCTCAACCGTTAATAGAATCATTGTGTTATAAATTTATCGtcgtagttttttttttttttgacgtgggaacccgcagccgctacctTTAGGTACACTCTGGGTAAACtcccggactaacgcaatagtctgcaaactacgctagtcaggtaaaccatCCTGGACAAACCCTGTGTGACATGCTAGTACAAAAAAAATGTTGGCAGTCGTAGCTTCTTATTTGATTTGCGATTGTGTGATTCATCTCGAAATTCTTGAGAAATTATTTAAAGGGTAATCTCGTGTAATCAAAACacataatttaattcaattaataaGCATGTTTTTTTGTAAAACGGTCTCATAAATTTATATCTGTGAGATCAATCGACTTGGTCCATATCCAGACTGGAATGTaatattttgacataaaaaatattatttttcaattgaTCGAAATGAATAAGAGATTTGTCTCAAAAAAATGTATATGTGTGACGGGAATTTTTGTGATAATTAAATTATTGCAAAACTAAAATTCTTGAATAGTTTCGATAGTAAAATCATtctaatactaaaaatattatccatttgaaaattttaaaaaatggatgtgaaaaaaaacaaaaagatagAATGAGTGATATTTTAGCATAATATGAAAGATAAAATACATTATATTTAACAAAATActaaatatatatcatttcctattttttgaaaaataaaaaaatagtgaGAATTTGAATCATATTTGTGAATCTCTTGGGGTGAGGTATACTACTAACCATGGTGATTATCTTGGCCTTCCTTCTCTTATTGGTCGCAAAAAATCAGAGGTATTCGCTTTCTTAAAAGAAAAATCTTGGCGCCGTATGCATGGTTGGAGAAATAAACTCTTGTCTCGAGCAGGAAAGGAAATATTACTTAAAGCAGTGGTTCAAGCTTTGCCATCCTATGTTATGAGTGTGTTTCTTCTGCCTTTGTTATTGTGCAAGGATCTGGATCGTATGATGAATTCTTTTTGGTGGGGGACATTAGGTAATAACAGAGGTGGATTACATTGGAAAAGTTGGGATAAACTCACAGTGCATAAGGCAAATGGGGGTCTGATCTTCAGAAAAATTCATGAGTATAATGTGGCTTTTTTGGCTAAACAAAGCTGGAAGTTACTGAGCCAAACTCTTTAATGTCACAGGTTATCAAAGCAAGATATTATCCTACATCGACATTTTTTGAAGCTAAATTTGGAGCTAATCCGAGCTATGTGTGGCGCAGCATCTTATCGACACAGGAATTGATTAGGAGAGGGGCCAGAAAGTGAATAGGAACAGGGAATGAAACATTGATATGGGGTCAGCCTTGGCTACCAGACCAACATAACCCTTATATTATTTCCCCTTGTCCAGTTTCCCTGCAGAGAGCTACTGTGAACTCTCTGCGTTCGTTCGAGTATGGAAGTTGGAATTTGGATATTCTATATGATCTTTTTGGTGATAGAGATTTGAGGCTTATTTGTTCTATTCCACTGAGTAGGAGAAGTTGCGAGGATTGTTGGAGTTGGGGAGATGATAGTAAGGGCCATTATACTGTGAAGAGTGGTTATAAATTGTTGACTCACCCCATATTCCCTCTGTTGGTAGCACAGGGGTAAACTGGTTGTTGATCTGGAAATTGAAGGTCCCTGCTAAAGTTCGTAATTTTATTTGGAGATCCCTTACATCGTGTCTCCCAATGATGGTGGCGTTAAAACGTCATCGAGTGGATGTTGTAGAGTGGTGTCCCATTTGTCGTCATGAATCAGATGATGATCTTCATGCCTTGGTGTCTTGACCTTTTGCTCGTAGTGTTTGGAATCTCACTCCTCATGGAATATTTATGGGGATCCCAGGTTCCTTTGGTGATTGGTGGAATAATCTGGTATTGCATTGTTCTGGGGAGAACTTAGATGTGGCGGCGGTAGTGTTATGGAATATTTGGCTTAATAGAAACGAAGTGGTTTGGAATGCGAAACATAAATCACCAGCTTTGATTCTTCAAACGGCAATGGATTTACATGCTCAGTGGATGTTAGTGCATCAGAGACACTCATTATCGATTCGTCTACAAGTGCCTTTGGCGGAAAATAATTGGTTAAAACCACCTTCTCATTCTCATAAATGCAACGTCGATGCCGCTTTATTTGAGAACCCACCGAGGATGGGATTTGGTTGTATTGTTCGGGATCACCTTGGTTTGGTTTCAGCTTCTATTCATGGTGTTCTTCCGGGCTCTTTCTCTCCGTCTACAGCAGAAGCACTGGGTATTCGTGAGGCTTTGAGTTGGATCAAGGATTTTGAGTTCTCGAGTGTGATTGTCGAATCGAATGCTCTTGTGGTTATTAATGCTCTTATTCATTCATCGGGGGATGCTTCTAGCCTGGGTTTGATTTTGGAAGATTGTAGAGTCTTAGCGTTAGACTTACAATCTTGTGTTTTTTCTTTTGCTCGTAGATCAACGAATCATGCGGCTCATGCTCTGGCAAAAGCGGCTGGTTCTATGTCTGGTTGTGAAGGAAGGATTACTCCTTCGTCTTTGTTGATTAGTGATGTAATTTCTGTGGATTATTAGCTATGAAATACTCCtttttagttaaaaaaaaaaaaaaaaaaactccacGTTAAAGACTTTGATCGAATTGAGCAAATGGGAAAGACACAAATCACAaagtactttttttttttttgaaaaaaataatattattatcattttttttgttatagaTAATGGCACACGTGTATAGATCTGACGACAGCGATTCCAACCACGTGTGGGAAGCCTTTCTCACCAACCCGACCGCGGAGAATTTTTAAAGAGTAACACTCATGTGCAACTGTTTCACGGATCTAATCCGTGAAACGGGTCAGTCCATTTATAATTCAAATAACCCGTAAGTCTATTCGGATCTTCAGAATATTAGGGATTCTCACTTCCGCGTCACTTTCGAATTCCGTCGCCTTGCTTGAAGAGAAGAAAGGTAATCTTCGTTCTCAATTCTTTTCCTCTCGCATCTTAATCTTTCTTTCATTTCAATTTTTCTTTAATATCACGTTTAAATCTTCCACGTGCAAGATTTCTAGTTTCATCCCTAATTTTCGTACAAAATTAGGgttcttaattttcaaattcGGCATTGAGGACTCGGGACTCGAAAGCCTCTCAGATCCACTGATTCAAAGTCGAGGTATGTGTTTTCATGACATCAATCCTCAATTATTTTGAACTTCTAGAGCCTCAAATGCCCAATTTTGTGTTCCTTGAGCCTCTCAGTGTGTGAATATATCGGCTTTGTTTTTCAGTTTTGACCCAATTTTGGGTTCTTTGGTCATGATTCATTTTGGGTCTTCATTTATGCTACAGCTTTTTGTAAGCTTaattattattggataaatgGGTGAGATACACTGTAGGAGCTCGTATAAATCTTGCTTTTACGTGTACGCATTATCATTTGATTGGTGGAACCCAACTTATGTGAAGACGTTTTCAACTGGTTTTGGGTTCATTGACCTCCATGAAATACTCCCACCTTTGGTGATTCAGTCCTCAATGTTGAGCATAAAGATTGAAGTGGTTCGTTCAATGCCACTCTTGGAGTAGTTCTTTACATTGAAATATTCACATCTTGTTGAagtgtttagaattttaaatttgattttttaatgtGTCAGCGAACTCAGAAATCAATTTCGAAATTCAATTCTATATTTCCTTCCATAATTATGAAGGTAGTAGCACTTCCTAGTGTTTAGATATGTCATACAGATACTTTAAATCCTCT comes from the Henckelia pumila isolate YLH828 chromosome 1, ASM3356847v2, whole genome shotgun sequence genome and includes:
- the LOC140861213 gene encoding uncharacterized protein, which encodes MGIPGSFGDWWNNLVLHCSGENLDVAAVVLWNIWLNRNEVVWNAKHKSPALILQTAMDLHAQWMLVHQRHSLSIRLQVPLAENNWLKPPSHSHKCNVDAALFENPPRMGFGCIVRDHLGLVSASIHGVLPGSFSPSTAEALGIREALSWIKDFEFSSVIVESNALVVINALIHSSGDASSLGLILEDCRVLALDLQSCVFSFARRSTNHAAHALAKAAGSMSGCEGRITPSSLLISDVISVDY